Proteins from one Aulosira sp. FACHB-615 genomic window:
- a CDS encoding VOC family protein, which produces MNKPIFHLAFPVSDIQQAKAYYVDGLGCIPGRENPHALILNLYGHQLVAHTTKEPLTRQRTIYPRHFGLIFPQESDWESLLATAYKHQLFFREEAKNRFVGSPLEHRTFFLEDPFYNLLEFKYYRYPEAIFGSYEEYTQIGDRS; this is translated from the coding sequence ATGAATAAACCTATATTTCATTTAGCTTTTCCTGTGAGTGATATCCAACAGGCAAAAGCCTATTATGTTGATGGTTTGGGCTGTATTCCGGGACGGGAAAACCCCCATGCTTTGATTCTCAATCTTTACGGACATCAACTGGTAGCACACACTACCAAGGAACCTTTAACAAGACAACGGACGATATATCCTAGACACTTTGGTTTAATCTTTCCCCAAGAAAGTGACTGGGAAAGTTTGTTAGCAACAGCATACAAGCACCAACTATTTTTTCGAGAAGAAGCTAAAAATCGCTTTGTGGGTTCGCCTTTAGAACATCGGACTTTCTTTTTAGAAGATCCTTTTTATAATTTGCTGGAGTTTAAATATTACCGCTACCCAGAGGCGATTTTTGGGAGTTATGAGGAGTATACCCAAATTGGCGATCGCTCTTAA
- a CDS encoding triacylglycerol lipase, which produces MNSTNQQYNPVLLIHGIGDTEAVFRKMRSYLQEKGWFVYALNLVPNNGVVGLDVLAQQVANYIAATFEPEQKLDIVGFSMGGIVSRYYVQRLGGIERVQRLITISSPHHGTYIAYGSWRPGCVQMRTHSKFLKDLNSDAVMLKQLNFTSIWTPYDLMIVPANSSQMPIGTEVIIPAASHPWMLTDSRSLAAVATALAEPIRNYSQKLSVETGFRGERV; this is translated from the coding sequence ATGAACTCAACTAATCAGCAATACAACCCAGTTTTGTTAATACACGGGATTGGAGATACAGAAGCAGTATTCCGCAAAATGAGAAGTTATTTACAGGAGAAAGGTTGGTTTGTATATGCTCTGAATTTAGTACCGAATAATGGCGTAGTTGGTCTTGATGTGTTAGCGCAGCAAGTAGCTAACTACATAGCCGCGACCTTTGAGCCAGAACAGAAACTAGATATAGTCGGTTTCAGTATGGGAGGCATTGTCAGTCGTTATTATGTCCAACGACTGGGAGGTATTGAGCGCGTGCAACGCTTGATTACTATCTCATCACCTCATCATGGAACTTATATTGCTTATGGTTCTTGGCGGCCTGGTTGTGTACAAATGCGTACTCACAGTAAATTCCTCAAGGATTTAAATTCTGATGCTGTGATGTTAAAGCAGTTGAACTTTACATCTATTTGGACACCTTATGATTTGATGATTGTCCCAGCCAACAGTTCCCAAATGCCCATAGGTACAGAGGTAATTATCCCCGCAGCATCTCATCCTTGGATGTTAACTGATTCTAGGAGTTTAGCCGCCGTCGCCACAGCCTTAGCCGAACCAATTAGGAATTACTCACAAAAATTGTCGGTTGAAACTGGGTTTAGGGGTGAAAGGGTATAG
- a CDS encoding tol-pal system YbgF family protein — MIERVAIAFDRKDYHTAAKLLQQLSKESPDDPWVQFYIARLYEVSHKQQDAEKIYRQLLRSTTNSKIVSQARQGLQRLKEVEQEQRQRAIAKATAEPNSNESGILVLEPLTNQEKSTVAAQFAQIMQLDTYTARLILPSRSWRVYRYGRVGELKFYGEQLQKAGIPCFWSTISAVQQIQIYQVEYFSESATQATVVCRNQTHQLGSLTFNWSEVQARVAGLLPIFEEVVDVNARHKLERKTQTQDYAQFCDLHLPGRRCILRLSDQSYDFQQGVEIAALASQNTIRINWNKVINWLEQHLPQVKLWSDFTPFAETILDQTEMLRNITPNINLMRREPTHWDAAFQLYSGLVFNKCLAIADSQN; from the coding sequence ATGATTGAGCGAGTTGCGATCGCTTTTGACCGTAAAGATTATCACACTGCTGCTAAACTACTCCAGCAGTTGTCAAAGGAATCACCGGATGATCCTTGGGTGCAGTTTTACATTGCCAGACTTTACGAAGTATCTCATAAACAACAAGATGCAGAAAAAATTTATCGTCAGTTATTGCGGAGTACAACCAACTCTAAAATAGTTTCGCAAGCACGCCAAGGTTTACAACGCCTCAAAGAAGTTGAACAAGAACAACGACAACGCGCCATTGCTAAAGCCACAGCCGAACCCAACAGTAATGAGTCAGGGATACTTGTTTTAGAGCCTTTGACTAATCAAGAAAAGTCAACAGTTGCAGCGCAATTTGCTCAGATTATGCAGCTAGACACCTATACAGCCAGACTAATTCTCCCCAGCCGCAGTTGGAGAGTCTATCGTTATGGCCGAGTAGGAGAATTAAAATTTTATGGTGAACAGCTACAAAAAGCCGGAATCCCTTGCTTTTGGTCAACAATTAGTGCAGTTCAACAAATACAAATTTATCAAGTTGAATATTTTTCGGAATCTGCTACACAAGCGACGGTTGTTTGTCGTAACCAAACTCATCAACTCGGTTCTCTGACTTTTAATTGGTCAGAAGTACAAGCCAGAGTCGCGGGACTATTACCAATTTTTGAAGAAGTTGTCGATGTTAATGCACGCCATAAGCTAGAGCGAAAAACTCAAACTCAAGATTACGCTCAGTTTTGTGATCTACATTTACCTGGGCGGCGTTGCATTCTGCGACTGTCTGATCAAAGTTATGATTTCCAACAAGGTGTAGAAATTGCTGCTCTAGCTAGTCAAAATACTATCCGTATTAACTGGAATAAAGTAATTAACTGGCTAGAACAGCATCTGCCACAAGTGAAGCTTTGGTCAGATTTCACACCTTTTGCGGAGACGATTCTAGATCAAACGGAAATGTTACGCAATATCACACCCAATATCAATTTAATGCGTCGAGAACCGACGCATTGGGATGCAGCTTTTCAGTTGTATAGCGGATTGGTGTTTAATAAATGCTTGGCGATCGCTGACAGTCAAAATTAA
- a CDS encoding TIGR00297 family protein — protein MLPLLDSANPWLVGVGLNTVLLGLVAIAPKKLLTPAGIFHAGILGVIVWGTLGWQGYLVVGFYFLVGSGVTRIGMAEKEAQGIAEKRSGARGPENVWGSALTAALCALGVGVINSGWLISDPQSLVANPVSLLLLGYVASFSTKLSDTSASEVGKAYGQRTFLITTLQPVPRGTEGAVSLEGTLAGVVASIAIALVGWAVGLIDLLGVVWCIFAAFIATNLESVIGATLQSKYAWLTNELVNILNTLIGAIAAIIFAWLWKIAIG, from the coding sequence ATGTTACCTTTACTTGACTCTGCGAATCCCTGGTTAGTGGGAGTAGGATTAAACACCGTTTTATTGGGTTTAGTTGCGATCGCTCCTAAAAAGCTGCTGACTCCAGCAGGTATATTTCATGCTGGGATATTGGGTGTCATCGTTTGGGGAACGTTGGGTTGGCAAGGATACTTAGTAGTGGGATTTTATTTCCTGGTAGGCTCCGGCGTGACGCGCATCGGTATGGCAGAGAAAGAAGCCCAAGGTATAGCCGAAAAGCGTTCTGGTGCCAGAGGCCCGGAAAATGTCTGGGGTTCAGCCTTAACGGCGGCGTTATGTGCTTTGGGTGTAGGGGTAATCAATTCGGGATGGTTGATATCTGATCCCCAATCTTTAGTTGCCAATCCTGTATCTTTGCTGTTGTTGGGCTATGTGGCAAGTTTTAGCACCAAGCTATCAGACACATCCGCCAGCGAAGTGGGGAAAGCTTATGGGCAAAGGACTTTTTTGATTACCACACTCCAACCTGTCCCCCGTGGTACAGAAGGCGCAGTGAGTTTAGAAGGAACCTTAGCGGGTGTAGTGGCATCGATCGCGATCGCCTTAGTAGGCTGGGCAGTAGGATTGATAGACTTATTAGGGGTTGTTTGGTGCATCTTCGCAGCGTTCATTGCTACCAATTTAGAAAGTGTCATTGGAGCCACACTGCAATCTAAATATGCTTGGCTAACAAATGAACTGGTCAATATTTTAAATACATTAATTGGTGCGATCGCTGCCATAATTTTTGCTTGGTTGTGGAAAATTGCGATCGGCTAG
- a CDS encoding 16S rRNA (uracil(1498)-N(3))-methyltransferase, with protein sequence MAQLQRITIAPAQFQQDQILLTPQQLHYLGRVLRLREGDRFIAMDGMGKWWLTQLTGKQAQVLETLSVTTELPVTITLMMALPKGSGFDDVVRCCTEIGVTCIAPVISDRTLLHPSPQKLERWRRIAAEAAEQSERAFVPTILEPVALSEALSTVNGHKYICEARGNYPHLLHCLPNKEQRTNDSELIIATGPEGGWTEPEIANAIASGFQAVSLGRRVLRAVTAPIVALSLVTAACEV encoded by the coding sequence ATGGCTCAACTACAAAGAATAACGATCGCACCTGCTCAATTTCAACAAGACCAAATTTTATTGACACCCCAACAACTACATTATCTGGGGCGGGTCTTGCGTTTGCGTGAGGGCGATCGCTTTATTGCGATGGATGGTATGGGTAAATGGTGGTTAACACAATTAACAGGAAAACAAGCCCAGGTTTTAGAAACTCTTTCCGTAACTACAGAATTACCTGTAACAATTACACTGATGATGGCATTGCCTAAAGGTAGTGGTTTTGATGATGTTGTGCGCTGCTGTACGGAAATTGGTGTAACTTGTATTGCCCCGGTGATTAGCGATCGCACTCTTCTTCACCCCAGTCCGCAAAAACTCGAACGTTGGCGGCGGATTGCAGCTGAAGCGGCTGAACAATCGGAACGCGCTTTTGTCCCCACAATTTTAGAACCAGTGGCTTTGAGTGAGGCTTTGTCAACAGTTAATGGTCATAAGTATATCTGTGAAGCACGGGGTAACTATCCTCACCTTCTACATTGCTTACCAAACAAAGAACAAAGAACAAATGACAGCGAACTAATTATTGCTACAGGCCCCGAAGGTGGATGGACAGAACCAGAAATTGCAAATGCGATCGCTTCTGGTTTTCAAGCTGTATCTCTCGGTCGTCGAGTTCTCCGCGCCGTCACTGCACCCATCGTTGCTTTATCCTTAGTTACCGCAGCCTGTGAAGTATAA